The Cherax quadricarinatus isolate ZL_2023a chromosome 35, ASM3850222v1, whole genome shotgun sequence genomic sequence CGTCCACCACACGTCTACAGGACCCTACAGTAGTATCCACCAGCGTCCACCACACGTCTACAGGACCCTACAGTAGTATCCACCAGCGTCCACCACACGTCTACAGGACCCTACAGTAGTATCCACCAGCGTCCACCACACGTCTACAGGACCCTACAGTAGTATCCACCAGCGTCCACCACACGTCTACAGGACCCTACAGTAGTATCCACCAGCGTCCACCACACGTCTACAGGACCCTACAGTAGTATCCACCAGCGTCCACCACACGTCTACAGGACCCTACAGTAGTATCCACCAGCGTCCACCACACGTCTACAGGACCCTACAGTAGTATCCACCAGCGTCCACCACACGTCTACAGGACCCTACAGTAGTATCCACCAGCGTCCACCACACGTCTACAGGACCCTACAGTAGTATCCACCAGCGTCCACCACACGTGTACAGGACCCTACAGTAGTATCCACCAGCGTCCACCACACGTCTACAGGACCCTACAGTAGTATCCACCAGCGTCCACCACACGTCTACAGGACCCTACAGTAGTATCCACCAGCGTCCACCACACGTCTACAGGACCCTACAGTAGTATCCACCAGCGTCCACCACACGTCTACAGGACCCTACAGTAGTATCCACCAGCGTCCACCACACGTCTACAGGACCCTACAGTAGTATCCACCAGCGTCCACCACACGTCTACAGGACCCTACAGTAGTATCCACCAGCGTCCACCACACGTCTACAGGACCCTACAGTAGTATCCACCAGCGTCCACCACACGTCTACAGGACCCTACAGTAGTATCCACCAGCGTCCACCACACGTCTACAGGACCCTACAGTAGTATCCACCAGCGTCCACCACACGTCTACAGGACCCTACAGTAGTATCCACCAGCGTCCACCACACGTCTACAGGACCCTACAGTAGTATCCACCAGCGTCCACCACACGTCTACAGGACCCTACAGTAGTATCCACCAGCGTCCACCACACGTCTACAGGACCCTACAATAGTGTCTACCAGCGTCCACCACACATCTACAGGACCCTACAGTAGTATccaccagcatccaccacacaTCTACAGGACCCTACAATAGTGTCTACCAGCGTCCACCACACGTCTACAGGACCCTACAGTAGTATCCACCAGCGTCCACCACACGTCTACAGGACCCTACAGTAGTATCCACCAGCGTCCACCACACGTCTACAGGACCCTACAGTAGTATCCACCAGCGTCCACCACACGTCTACAGGACCCTACAATAGTGTCTACCAGCGTCCACCACACATCTACAGGACCCTACAGTAGTATccaccagcatccaccacacaTCTACAGGACCCTACAATAGTGTCTACCAGCGTCCACCACACGTCTACAGGACCCTACAGTAGTATCCACCAGCGTCCACCACACGTCTACAGGACCCTACAGTAGTATCCACCAGCGTCCACCACACGTCTACAGGACCCTACAGTAGTATCCACCAGCGTCCACCACACGTCTACAGGACCCTACAATAGTGTCTACCAGCGTCCACCACACATCTACAGGACCCTACAGTAGTATccaccagcatccaccacacaTCTACAGGACCCTACAATAGTGTCTACCAGCGTCCACCACACGTCTACAGGACCCTACAGTAGTATCCACCAGCGTCCACCACACGTCTACAGGACCCTACAGTAGTATCCACCAGCGTCCACCACACGTCTACAGGACCCTACAGTAGTATCCACCAGCGTCCACCACACGTCTACAGGACCCTACAGTAGTATCCACCAGCGTCCACCACACGTCTACAGGACCCTACAGTAGTATCCACCAGCGTCCACCACACGTCTACAGGACCCTACAGTAGTATCCACCAGCGTCCACCACACGTCTACAGGACCCTACAGTAGTATCCACCAGCGTCCACCACACGTCTACAGGACCCTACAGTAGTATCCACCAGCGTCCACCACACGTCTACAGGACCCTACAGTAGTATCCACCAGCGTCCACCACACGTCTACAGGACCCTACAGTAGTATCCACCAGCATCCACCATACTTTACAGGGGCCTAGTGCAGATCCTAACCTAACTTCCTCTAAGGCTATATTTAAAACCCCTCTGACATGATAGCCCCCATGGGCTATTAAGCACTACACAGCTTCACACTCATGTTGCAAATGTAAAAACTACTCAGGATATCCGTGGAAAAGGGACTTCACATCCCATTAACCTCTCCTAGGTACACCAACTTTACATTAGACGCCTGACATCAAGTTAAGCCTGGGACCCCCACAACACACTCATCAACAGCTGCCCCGTCCCGGTCTTGCATGTAAATATTTGGTGTATAAAAAATCCATTAACAATTTACAGACAACACAAGCTTGTTTGGATTCTGATTCAgattatatgttttttttttttaccttaacggCCGTCGCCCACCACGGTTGGGTGACCCAGGTAAAGGAAATacagtcaccatcattcattcactcGCTGGTTTTCCAGCGATGTACATAGTGTATGATATACGTATTGCATTCTTTTTAAGAAAGTATTATTATAGAAATGGTCAGTACAATTTCATTAAAACGTAAGTACGTTTTAATTTTATACATGATTAGTATATGGCTATAATTGTTGCCTGTAGTATGCACGATAATATACACAGAATTGTATGCCTCTCAGTGCTCATAGTTTGTTTCAATATCTGATTTAGAGATTAATATAGTCTTGACTGGTGGTTAGAATAgatgtcttaatgaccctcatgtagtataGGCTTTCAAAATATTAACCAACCTAATTGTAACTTATACGCTTGTAAtatggtgttgtgttgtcttgtgcagGAGGGTGGAGTGTTCGTGGAGGTTGGTGCTCAGGATGGAGTGTGGCTGAGCAACACTTGGTGGCTGGAGGCAGCTCGGGGGTGGAGGGGGCTGTTAGTGGAGGCTGATCCACTTAACTATCATCACCTACGTAACTCACCCAgaacctcacccacactacctgtCTGTGTCACCACCGGCCTAACACCCACACAGGTAAGCcttcacccacactcccccagaacttCTCCTACACTCAGGTCCTCGCCCACACTACCAGTTTGGGGGATTATTATAGCcatggagcgctaaacccgtaggatgaTACAGCTCATTTgggtgagggggatggaaggtattcaggctcgattcagggaaccggagcacagatccaattccctagagcaagagcccctcaccagcatcaaggaacctcccttgcggTGAGCCCAGTGTGGGACAGTATACAAGGCAACACCAAACTTACCTTCGGGGGATGGATACCTGAGTTACGCATAATGATTCCCAATCATTTTATATAAGCATGAATCAGTTGTAGCTGGGAAGATACAATTGTTAATGGCCCAGGTCATTCTTGAAATAATATTAAAGTCATTTATTTTCTCCGTTTATGAATAAGCTTCTTTGAAACATATGTAATATGaagataaaattaaaaaaagagcTTTTATTGGCACAGCTTACAGCTGTGAATAGCTTTAGCAAGTCCAGCTTACCTGTAACATTATTAGCTTAGCTGTGCTCcgtggcaaaagctctcacttcacacggtgagggtccgggttcgattcccggcgaagaggtggaaacatcggacgtgtttccttacaacggttatctatgttcacccatcagtaaaataggtacctgggtgttagtcgactggtgtgggtggcatcctgggtgttagtcgactggtgtgggtcgcatcctgggacaaaattaacctaatttgcgggaaatgctcagcataacaagggactttctatatagtagtatgtcactgatgtcagctatgacctgtataccttgtacatgtacttgtagtaaataaagatattatttattAGCTTACCTATAACTTCACTATTAGCTTGGTTGTAATATTTGTAATATTTGAATGTTTATACGAATCATGTTAATGTCATGTtacaaggttattaatataatggTAGTAACTGGTTGTCTCATCTACTGTGTACAGGAGAAGTTTGTACGGACACGATCCCCAAGTAAAGTGACCGAGGAAGTCTATCGTAACCAGCTGGGACACTCCAAACTACTCAAGTACGCTACTACTACAGTACGTTCACTCTACCTTACCTTGATGTGGCTGCTGGGGGTCGAGTCGTACGTAGCGTGGTATATGGAAGAAGTACTGGTGTACTGGCTCAAAGTATTTTGCGTTTTTGTAATTCATGGGTAAGAACATGTAAATGTGATTTTTCATAGTTGAAGATGATATTAATGGTGTGCTAATCTCGTTCAGGAAGTGTTGTTTGGTGAGACGTGGACCACCACATGCTACCCTCTCTTCTCCGTGCTCACTGCCAGTAGGTACAGGCAGGTGAGTCATGATGGCTTACTAAACAATACTTGTATCTTCTCACTCTCCAGCCACACGGCCACAGTACATACTGTATACACCCAGAGGTGGATTTCTCTCGTCGTATATATCCTGACAGTTTATTTTCATCCCTATTTTAGGGGTTAAAGTATtcctgtctggtggtgaaaaggttacatgtagccttaatgaccctagtgtagtggacaggctttaaacccccattaaccaaccatcccCGGCCACACATCATTCCTGTAATAAGCTATCTTACTTTACTAGATATTAGCACTGTATACGTTATGCTAGAACTGGTTACGTTGAGTTCAACTAACCCATTAAACCAATTCTAACAAGATATATAACCGTGCATGATGATCCATGGTACCTACAGGTGAGTACCACACAAATTAGCTAGGAAAAGTAGCATAGATTAAACTTTAGTTAAGTTTGTGAGGTGCAGACATGACCTTAGTCGTCTCAACATTCCATATCAAATGAACAttgtataaatactgagaggagtgtatctcattgtatatactgaGCTGTGTATctttcagaatatatatatacaccgagaagtgtatatatGCAATTTGTTTTAATCATCTGGTTTTAGTTAACAGTGAGCTTTATTAAACTGTATAGTGGTGAGCAGTTCACTACTGTATCACTActgtggaaggcctcagtcagatgagcaaaaagctccagctgcgggtcatcatataacaagacccgtgtcaggaaacacttgtcctgtttctgatGAATCTTACCTAATTCAGTATTCTCATTATTATTACACACGTAGGGAAGAGTTATATCTGTGAAGGTCATATAGTACCTGATGTCTGACAATCAGGTTTGTTCCGAGGAAGGGAGAATAGctacaattccttggatgaagagcctttcAGCTACATGAATTTCCGCGTCCTTGAAGGGAGTAACTAAGGTCACTGACTTCCTCAGGTTGACCTACTCATCCTGGACGTTTATGGTGGAGGTATGGAGATGACCCTAAACTTCATCACTCGCAATAATCAACTTAAAAACAAGTTCCACGTGCAGGTAACTTAGTTCTATTATCCTAAGTAACTTCAGTGTTCCTCTAGTAGTCTATTAACGATGGCTTATTTTTAAGCTTTTTAACTTGGTGATAGTATTTGTATTGTTTGTGCTAGTAATTACATTTATGGGGGAGCTCTAAACCTGACCCatacttgccttgtatgggccagtaggcctgctgcagtggtcctattcttatgttcttatcaaggaaccttccttgaggggtgtttgCGTTAGTAATTCTTATTTTTGCTAGTTTTTTTTCTTTGACCTTAGTTTTTTACCTTGATTATTACAGGCAAGATTGCTGTGTGACCTACCAGGTCAAAACATTCTTCAACTCTCTCACTTTGTCTTCCTGTTCAGTTATTATAGGCGGTAAACTGCATTTATATACTAGGCTTCATTTGCTTTCACGACAATAGACCAGTTATAGGTTACTTGGCACTGTCATAATTATATGAAAACACCAAACACAAAATTTTGTGCCAAGTTTACCAGACAGTTACAGACTTGGTTTACTGGTGCTAATCTAATTTCTTATAAAGATATGATCAGCCAGTATCTTGATCTATGATGTCAATAAGTAAACACAAGGCTCCTGTGTCACACTAAGTGGACTCTCATCATTCGGACTGTATTTCGAGAAGACCTAAACCCGTTTAGGTTATccaaaggagtggtggaggctcagtCGTTCGTACATTTAAGTGCGGCCAGATTTGTAACAAGTCAAGTTACTGAAGCTTGAGAAAAACCTGTTGTAATGTTTGTTCTTCGTGTTGCAGATGATCCTGTACCAAGACAATGAACTGCAGCAATTCTTCAGCATAAACGACGTGAAGGAGTCATTCAAGCAGGAGGGCTACAATCTCTTTCAGCTTAATCAGTTTCATTACCTGGCTCTAATGACGTAGTTAATTTTCAGACtttctcacattattattataatcaaaggggaagcgctaaacccggaggattatacagcgcctggggggggggatgtggaaggcattcaggcttaattcggggaactggagcacagatccaattccctaaatcaagagcccctcaccaacatcaaggaaccttccttgaggggagacttTCTCACAAACACTTGAAATTTAGCTTCAATGCTATTGTGATTTTTCCCAACTTTTAATTTGTTTATTTCTTAGTTCTAAACAGAATTTGTTGAACTATATCAGTTTATTAAACTGCTCAATGATTTTCTTATTGAGCGGAGATACTCGTTACAATATTTTCTTTCATGTATTTACTGGGCACCATCACCTCATCTCTTCTTACGATAACCATATACAAAAATGAAAACATTTTGCTTCATATTAGAGTTTCCACATTACTTAATCCATACAAGAACTTTTATGTATCGCACTGGATATACCTATACGAAGTTGCCACTGACTACATCCAGACAGCTATGGAAATTAAATGAAAACTGTCGCAATACCTGGTGTGTTGTAAGGCTCGCTCATGTGTTGATCAGTCAAGAATACTGGTTGAGTTACTGTCTTGCTCCCAGCGCCGTCATCTTGCCTCCTAGAAAAAACAGAAACAGGATGTCTTATCTAGCTATGTACTGCTTGCTTATGCAATGCTTCTGGATTCTTGCGATGCATATCTGGtcacctcacactacactacattgaCTGTATCTGCTTGTATTTTGATTAACTGCTTGGTTGATTCATGTTCTGATGTTTTGGATAAAATGACAGTCGACAAGTATGAAGACAAAGAGAGCTGAAAAATAAGCTTTGATTTGggacgacttgataaagctgtacAGATGGAAATACCCTATTAAAAGTTTGTTCTTCAACCCGTCTTTGTCTACACCTCAGTGCTATGTTTCTGATGTTTGACGTTACTGTCACAGCATCAGTAATGCTGTTTTACACAATATAAACACAACACACTATTTTGCATAATAGACAGCAGGTTGGTTAACTGGGTTTAAAAACCTATCGGCTACGCAAGCCATTAGGGCTCTATGTAACGTGTTCACAATCCCTAAAATACGGACTGAAGAAAACTTTGAGTGTACTATACAAAGACACTCCTCTGTGttagaaaaaaaatagaataaaaacAGTCCTACGAGTTGCATTATATtcatgagggagcgctaaacacGCAAGAGGTTCTACAGTCTGGAGGAACGAGatgcagtcaggtttgatccagggaaggagaggtagtacCAATTCcgtggatgaagagcccttcaataTCATCAAGGAGAGAACTGTATGTCTAGCATGGGAGTAGTGAGACACCGGCTGTCACACCAGCCTAACTTACTTTACCAGGAAAGTTACTTCGGGAgcaacaggatatatacaccgagatgtgtatgtttctcagtgtaaatatactgagagtatatatacagagagtaaACGGGTGACAGGTAGTCTTAATTATTGACTCGTGTAGTTGACAGGATTGAAACATCATTACCCCACAAACCAAAGGTTTTATTTAGGACTGGTACACTAAAATGTTCTTTAGCTATTCGACATTACTGTGAATTAAATCTATGACATACTAACCTCAAATACTAATGACTGAATATCGTAGGgatttattttaataaaaaagaagcgctaaacccacaagggaggTATTTATTAAAGGTTAATGCGTTAGGCTCACAGCTTATCGACTGTATATTAACCTGTATATCTCCAGTCAGGCCCCTCAaaggaggggctcttgatctagggaattggatctgtgcttccaaccccccccccaaggcgctgtataatcctacggatttagcgcttcgcCATGATTATAATCTCCAGTCAGAAACCTAATCCAGGGGGGAGGGTAATTATTTTGACTACTGGCATACATCTGGAGTTTGGCCAGTTTAAATAAGCTACGCGAGCCACACATTTTGGgtgaaaaaaaacataaaagttTAGCAAAAGCTCAAAATTCACGTCTTCCATTAGTATATAGGAAAGATTAAGAGACATTAGTGACATCAGCTAAAAATTAAGTTAAACAAACGCAAATCATTGATCAGATATTAAATAAGCGTATGTTTATATGGGAGAAGTTGATACAAGAGCCATTACTTACGCTGGTCAGGTGCAAAACTTGTCCAAAGTTGTCAAAAGTAAACAAAGAAAccaagaaaagaaagaaaaatatagAGACCTCTTTGGGGTACTCCAGGCGAGCCCCTGA encodes the following:
- the LOC128695053 gene encoding uncharacterized protein, encoding MAKHFSTSVTLQWSRQESTWKLLYLWATVLTVLQVVHHCWWWWKEDVHSSQPPAGDLTLIRPSPSSCSECVRHALRHPLIWHDKRLISHLRDTTEVAPRALGHDLDPHHPPWAHIPSYNVTEENIRNILQRQEGGVFVEVGAQDGVWLSNTWWLEAARGWRGLLVEADPLNYHHLRNSPRTSPTLPVCVTTGLTPTQEKFVRTRSPSKVTEEVYRNQLGHSKLLKYATTTEVLFGETWTTTCYPLFSVLTASRYRQVDLLILDVYGGGMEMTLNFITRNNQLKNKFHVQMILYQDNELQQFFSINDVKESFKQEGYNLFQLNQFHYLALMT